A genomic region of bacterium contains the following coding sequences:
- a CDS encoding DUF6789 family protein yields the protein MQEPKFGRALFAGIAAWVAFALILYAAPLVGLPEIDVPGMLGGLYGWNSAALGWVLLFVTGIAFALLYAYRFVNRLPGAGWQRGLVFGILPWLVMMVIVAPLLPLLSPTMAPTATPGFFFTEMGLGAIMGLLIAHLGWGTVLGAVYGNVADRRVNVALAAAILLPVLVVSVAVVAKAQHSRIVILQDMTDVVTYDPARVVDSAALPVVANVYDRLVTYENGNDTRVVPQLAMSWKISPDGLVYTFELRHGVSFPSGVELSADDVMWSCRRLENLKGPPSHLADVIADVRAVEHYTVRIRLTRPFGGFLPLLTSPQFAVLDGRTVLAHGGIAGTDAATNDTATPWLNTHSAGTGPWILERYTAGREAVLVRNPVYWGGAIAQGPVIFRNVKDSASRLRAVENGRADVALGLTPSEIAAARASSRIRVLEQHPPSTPAFLASGTNGSTRGAAMGAPPAPVAQPELLFVVSDALRGVATSPVSIVDLRSLTKP from the coding sequence ATGCAGGAACCGAAATTTGGGCGAGCGTTATTCGCGGGCATAGCGGCCTGGGTGGCGTTTGCCCTTATTCTCTACGCGGCTCCCCTCGTCGGGTTGCCCGAGATAGATGTGCCCGGGATGCTGGGCGGCTTGTACGGCTGGAACAGCGCCGCGTTGGGGTGGGTCCTCCTCTTCGTCACCGGGATCGCCTTCGCGCTCTTGTACGCCTACCGGTTCGTGAACCGGCTGCCCGGCGCAGGGTGGCAACGCGGACTGGTCTTCGGAATCTTGCCGTGGCTCGTGATGATGGTGATCGTCGCCCCGCTGCTGCCGCTCCTCAGCCCCACAATGGCCCCCACGGCGACCCCGGGGTTCTTCTTCACCGAGATGGGCCTCGGCGCCATCATGGGATTGCTCATCGCGCACCTCGGTTGGGGAACGGTGCTCGGGGCGGTGTACGGGAACGTCGCGGACCGACGGGTCAACGTCGCGTTGGCGGCCGCCATCTTACTGCCCGTCTTGGTCGTGTCTGTTGCGGTTGTTGCCAAGGCGCAACACAGCCGGATCGTAATCCTCCAAGATATGACGGACGTCGTCACCTACGATCCCGCGCGGGTCGTTGATTCCGCGGCACTCCCTGTGGTGGCCAACGTCTACGATCGCTTGGTGACTTATGAGAACGGGAATGACACGCGAGTGGTCCCTCAGCTCGCGATGAGTTGGAAGATATCCCCGGACGGTTTAGTCTATACGTTCGAACTTCGTCACGGAGTGTCGTTCCCTTCCGGTGTTGAGCTGAGTGCCGACGACGTGATGTGGAGCTGTCGGAGACTTGAGAATTTGAAGGGCCCGCCTTCGCACCTTGCCGACGTTATTGCCGATGTCAGGGCTGTGGAGCACTATACGGTTCGAATTCGCCTCACCCGACCGTTCGGCGGCTTCCTGCCTTTGCTGACTTCCCCTCAGTTCGCGGTGCTCGATGGTCGAACAGTGCTGGCTCACGGAGGCATCGCAGGCACCGACGCGGCAACGAACGATACGGCGACGCCGTGGCTCAACACCCACTCCGCGGGAACGGGTCCCTGGATTCTCGAGCGGTACACAGCCGGTCGCGAAGCGGTCCTCGTCAGGAACCCTGTGTACTGGGGGGGAGCGATTGCCCAGGGTCCGGTGATTTTCCGAAACGTAAAGGATTCGGCGTCTCGGCTCCGTGCCGTGGAGAACGGTCGCGCCGACGTTGCCTTGGGCCTGACACCCTCCGAGATCGCGGCGGCACGCGCGTCGTCGCGGATTCGCGTGCTCGAACAGCATCCTCCGTCGACACCGGCGTTTCTTGCATCGGGCACAAACGGCTCGACGCGGGGCGCGGCCATG